In Sphaeramia orbicularis chromosome 15, fSphaOr1.1, whole genome shotgun sequence, a single genomic region encodes these proteins:
- the aftphb gene encoding aftiphilin isoform X4 — protein MESDIMPLHSSSPPPLDDDEGTSSEEDEFGNFGGFPVPLPCSAFGSAEATSDLEQPSPTPKPATLLHPNCSFNHQVAQPQPTSTVNSGCSSDQMHIEGQHSNAESSLHLTNGYSEKDCTSGVHKASILGTSSHTEETGFADFSVFTEQPAHPWCCGFSPISSAELWDGRKEVTNLSTRLSEQLTNPGQEMIMDSEPKSYCAYMSKENICTKVKHCEKRTGVKSSQDSSQAQDFPSEESHLGEEELSNPGENQKERKHSSDVQTSEVVEGESEDDRDEKEKSTSTLFQTASMYESATEDMASLSEDLSMDEPSEDFEPNVSSLASQENQTDSEEDDEEELRNYRLSKSFCKNDNWQNLTSSHPEAERGFYHHDQSTSQESSATSIQSESNTEDGLSDFRCGSSEHHMHQDHVQTVDAEMHSLGSLPPSDSFADFCSAPTQEDAEEAWATFQDQTAQVEEECKEQEIHEEEKNWAEQYTGSRRNSCQVSLCRVQQLLQASFPEVVTSAEECEDEVLRLDALLHAQQLLDQQKEEGTGLSSGAQRVPVSTWWPQQDIHSAAGLQFQWGGSHTNRILLRCLGVDTRNIVFIGIKKQPVVVPAFASNLGLLEPTKDSVASVCSPEHTVVTPQAPTGPQDRPNAPSDSMQEGPPSSQLNWSSRGLSSSQDGCSALNLDYFGAEEESRSSSSSSRSNTPPPGVDRELYELTISKVETSPSNKDLEDTLNRLMSTAQKTTTSVRKPEPNEELSSEADRLVSELPNLAFMQAKVLMFPSILLPTDFASSP, from the exons ATGGAATCAGACATCATGCCCTTACACTCCTCATCTCCTCCACCTCTGGATGATGATGAGGGTACAAGCTCAGAGGAAGATGAGTTTGGGAACTTTGGGGGTTTCCCAGTTCCTCTGCCCTGCTCTGCTTTTGGCTCTGCTGAAGCAACATCAGACCTCGAACAGCCTTCTCCAACGCCTAAGCCAGCCACCCTACTGCACCCTAACTGCAGCTTTAATCACCAAGTTGCACAACCCCAGCCCACATCCACTGTGAATTCAGGGTGCAGCAGTGACCAGATGCATATTGAAGGGCAGCATTCTAATGCTGAATCTTCTTTGCACCTCACGAATGGATACTCTGAAAAAGACTGCACCTCTGGGGTCCACAAAGCCTCCATATTGGGTACCTCCTCTCACACAGAGGAAACCGGATTTGCTGATTTTTCTGTGTTTACAGAGCAGCCAGCACACCCATGGTGCTGTGGCTTCTCGCCCATCAGTAGTGCAGAGTTGTGGGATGGCAGAAAGGAAGTGACAAACCTTTCCACCAGATTGAGTGAACAACTTACTAACCCTGGACAGGAAATGATTATGGACTCTGAGCCCAAATCTTACTGTGCATATATGTCAAAAGAAAATATTTGCACTAAGGTCAAGCACTGTGAGAAAAGAACAGGTGTAAAATCATCTCAGGACTCTAGTCAGGCTCAGGATTTTCCATCTGAAGAGTCTCATCTTGGAGAGGAAGAATTAAGCAACCCAGGGGAaaatcagaaagagagaaagcaTAGCTCCGACGTACAAACCTCAGAGGTGGTGGAGGGAGAATCTGAAGACGACAGAGACGAGAAAGAGAAGAGCACTTCCACTCTTTTTCAAACAGCCAGCATGTATGAGTCTGCTACTGAAGACATGGCATCACTTAGTGAAGACTTATCAATGGATGAACCCTCTGAGGACTTTGAACCAAATGTTTCTTCACTTGCTTCACAGGAGAATCAGACTGATagtgaagaagatgatgaagaagaactaAGAAATTATAGGCTGTCCAAGTCTTTTTGCAAGAATGACAATTGGCAAAATCTTACATCATCTCATCCTGAGGCTGAGAGAGGTTTTTATCATCATGACCAATCTACATCTCAGGAATCCTCTGCTACCTCCATCCAATCTGAATCCAATACAGAAGATGGACTCTCAGACTTTAGATGTGGTAGTTCTGAGCATCACATGCATCAAGACCATGTGCAGACAGTTGACGCAGAGATGCACAGTCTAGGAAGCCTCCCGCCCAGTGACAGCTTTGCTGACTTCTGTTCAGCACCCACACAGGAGGATGCAGAGGAGGCGTGGGCGACATTTCAGGACCAGACAGCCCAGGTGGAGGAGGAGTGTAAAGAGCAAGAAATCCATGAGGAAGAGAAGAACTGGGCAGAGCAGTACACTGGGTCTAGGAGAAATAGCTGTCAG GTTTCACTGTGTCGAGTCCAGCAGCTCCTTCAGGCTAGTTTCCCAGAGGTTGTGACGTCAGCGGAGGAATGTGAAGATGAGGTGCTCAGACTTGATGCTCTGCTTCATGCGCAACAACTTCTTGACCAACAGAAAGAGGAAGGAACAGGACTGAGTTCAGGGGCTCAAAG GGTTCCTGTCAGTACATGGTGGCCACAGCAGGACATCCACAGCGCAGCTGGCCTCCAGTTTCAGTGGGGTGGTTCCCATACAAACAGGATTTTGCTTAGGTGCCTTGGAGTGGACACAAGGAACATT GTGTTTATTGGCATAAAAAAGCAGCCAGTGGTTGTGCCTGCATTTGCATCCAACCTG GGACTGCTTGAGCCCACCAAAGACTCTGTGGCATCTGTCTGTTCTCCAGAACACACAGTGGTCACACCACAAGCACCTACAGGACCCCAGGATAGACCAAATGCCCCATCAGACTCAATGCAG GAGGGGCCCCCTTCCAGCCAGCTGAACTGGAGCAGCCGTGGCCTTAGCAGCTCTCAGGACG GCTGCTCTGCACTCAACCTGGATTATTTTGGTGCTGAGGAGGagagcagatccagcagcagcagtagccgTAGCAACACTCCTCCACCAG GAGTGGACCGTGAGCTGTATGAGCTGACTATCAGTAAAGTGGAAACCAGTCCAAGTAATAAAGATCTAGAAGACACTCTGAATCGCCTCATGTCCACTGCACAAAAAACAACTACATCAGTCAG AAAACCAGAGCCGAACGAAGAGCTGAGCTCAGAGGCAGACAGGCTGGTCTCAGAGCTGCCTAATCTGGCTTTTATGCAGGCCAAGGTCCTCATGTTTCCAAGCATCCTCCTACCTACAGACTTCGCATCTTCACCATAA
- the aftphb gene encoding aftiphilin isoform X1, with protein sequence MESDIMPLHSSSPPPLDDDEGTSSEEDEFGNFGGFPVPLPCSAFGSAEATSDLEQPSPTPKPATLLHPNCSFNHQVAQPQPTSTVNSGCSSDQMHIEGQHSNAESSLHLTNGYSEKDCTSGVHKASILGTSSHTEETGFADFSVFTEQPAHPWCCGFSPISSAELWDGRKEVTNLSTRLSEQLTNPGQEMIMDSEPKSYCAYMSKENICTKVKHCEKRTGVKSSQDSSQAQDFPSEESHLGEEELSNPGENQKERKHSSDVQTSEVVEGESEDDRDEKEKSTSTLFQTASMYESATEDMASLSEDLSMDEPSEDFEPNVSSLASQENQTDSEEDDEEELRNYRLSKSFCKNDNWQNLTSSHPEAERGFYHHDQSTSQESSATSIQSESNTEDGLSDFRCGSSEHHMHQDHVQTVDAEMHSLGSLPPSDSFADFCSAPTQEDAEEAWATFQDQTAQVEEECKEQEIHEEEKNWAEQYTGSRRNSCQVSLCRVQQLLQASFPEVVTSAEECEDEVLRLDALLHAQQLLDQQKEEGTGLSSGAQRVPVSTWWPQQDIHSAAGLQFQWGGSHTNRILLRCLGVDTRNIVFIGIKKQPVVVPAFASNLGLLEPTKDSVASVCSPEHTVVTPQAPTGPQDRPNAPSDSMQEGPPSSQLNWSSRGLSSSQDGMSPRRTPHFWGRK encoded by the exons ATGGAATCAGACATCATGCCCTTACACTCCTCATCTCCTCCACCTCTGGATGATGATGAGGGTACAAGCTCAGAGGAAGATGAGTTTGGGAACTTTGGGGGTTTCCCAGTTCCTCTGCCCTGCTCTGCTTTTGGCTCTGCTGAAGCAACATCAGACCTCGAACAGCCTTCTCCAACGCCTAAGCCAGCCACCCTACTGCACCCTAACTGCAGCTTTAATCACCAAGTTGCACAACCCCAGCCCACATCCACTGTGAATTCAGGGTGCAGCAGTGACCAGATGCATATTGAAGGGCAGCATTCTAATGCTGAATCTTCTTTGCACCTCACGAATGGATACTCTGAAAAAGACTGCACCTCTGGGGTCCACAAAGCCTCCATATTGGGTACCTCCTCTCACACAGAGGAAACCGGATTTGCTGATTTTTCTGTGTTTACAGAGCAGCCAGCACACCCATGGTGCTGTGGCTTCTCGCCCATCAGTAGTGCAGAGTTGTGGGATGGCAGAAAGGAAGTGACAAACCTTTCCACCAGATTGAGTGAACAACTTACTAACCCTGGACAGGAAATGATTATGGACTCTGAGCCCAAATCTTACTGTGCATATATGTCAAAAGAAAATATTTGCACTAAGGTCAAGCACTGTGAGAAAAGAACAGGTGTAAAATCATCTCAGGACTCTAGTCAGGCTCAGGATTTTCCATCTGAAGAGTCTCATCTTGGAGAGGAAGAATTAAGCAACCCAGGGGAaaatcagaaagagagaaagcaTAGCTCCGACGTACAAACCTCAGAGGTGGTGGAGGGAGAATCTGAAGACGACAGAGACGAGAAAGAGAAGAGCACTTCCACTCTTTTTCAAACAGCCAGCATGTATGAGTCTGCTACTGAAGACATGGCATCACTTAGTGAAGACTTATCAATGGATGAACCCTCTGAGGACTTTGAACCAAATGTTTCTTCACTTGCTTCACAGGAGAATCAGACTGATagtgaagaagatgatgaagaagaactaAGAAATTATAGGCTGTCCAAGTCTTTTTGCAAGAATGACAATTGGCAAAATCTTACATCATCTCATCCTGAGGCTGAGAGAGGTTTTTATCATCATGACCAATCTACATCTCAGGAATCCTCTGCTACCTCCATCCAATCTGAATCCAATACAGAAGATGGACTCTCAGACTTTAGATGTGGTAGTTCTGAGCATCACATGCATCAAGACCATGTGCAGACAGTTGACGCAGAGATGCACAGTCTAGGAAGCCTCCCGCCCAGTGACAGCTTTGCTGACTTCTGTTCAGCACCCACACAGGAGGATGCAGAGGAGGCGTGGGCGACATTTCAGGACCAGACAGCCCAGGTGGAGGAGGAGTGTAAAGAGCAAGAAATCCATGAGGAAGAGAAGAACTGGGCAGAGCAGTACACTGGGTCTAGGAGAAATAGCTGTCAG GTTTCACTGTGTCGAGTCCAGCAGCTCCTTCAGGCTAGTTTCCCAGAGGTTGTGACGTCAGCGGAGGAATGTGAAGATGAGGTGCTCAGACTTGATGCTCTGCTTCATGCGCAACAACTTCTTGACCAACAGAAAGAGGAAGGAACAGGACTGAGTTCAGGGGCTCAAAG GGTTCCTGTCAGTACATGGTGGCCACAGCAGGACATCCACAGCGCAGCTGGCCTCCAGTTTCAGTGGGGTGGTTCCCATACAAACAGGATTTTGCTTAGGTGCCTTGGAGTGGACACAAGGAACATT GTGTTTATTGGCATAAAAAAGCAGCCAGTGGTTGTGCCTGCATTTGCATCCAACCTG GGACTGCTTGAGCCCACCAAAGACTCTGTGGCATCTGTCTGTTCTCCAGAACACACAGTGGTCACACCACAAGCACCTACAGGACCCCAGGATAGACCAAATGCCCCATCAGACTCAATGCAG GAGGGGCCCCCTTCCAGCCAGCTGAACTGGAGCAGCCGTGGCCTTAGCAGCTCTCAGGACGGTATGTCCCCTCGCCGGACCCCCCACTTCTGGGGTCGGAAGTAG
- the aftphb gene encoding aftiphilin isoform X3 translates to MESDIMPLHSSSPPPLDDDEGTSSEEDEFGNFGGFPVPLPCSAFGSAEATSDLEQPSPTPKPATLLHPNCSFNHQVAQPQPTSTVNSGCSSDQMHIEGQHSNAESSLHLTNGYSEKDCTSGVHKASILGTSSHTEETGFADFSVFTEQPAHPWCCGFSPISSAELWDGRKEVTNLSTRLSEQLTNPGQEMIMDSEPKSYCAYMSKENICTKVKHCEKRTGVKSSQDSSQAQDFPSEESHLGEEELSNPGENQKERKHSSDVQTSEVVEGESEDDRDEKEKSTSTLFQTASMYESATEDMASLSEDLSMDEPSEDFEPNVSSLASQENQTDSEEDDEEELRNYRLSKSFCKNDNWQNLTSSHPEAERGFYHHDQSTSQESSATSIQSESNTEDGLSDFRCGSSEHHMHQDHVQTVDAEMHSLGSLPPSDSFADFCSAPTQEDAEEAWATFQDQTAQVEEECKEQEIHEEEKNWAEQYTGSRRNSCQVSLCRVQQLLQASFPEVVTSAEECEDEVLRLDALLHAQQLLDQQKEEGTGLSSGAQRVPVSTWWPQQDIHSAAGLQFQWGGSHTNRILLRCLGVDTRNIVFIGIKKQPVVVPAFASNLGLLEPTKDSVASVCSPEHTVVTPQAPTGPQDRPNAPSDSMQSCLHLGGAPFQPAELEQPWP, encoded by the exons ATGGAATCAGACATCATGCCCTTACACTCCTCATCTCCTCCACCTCTGGATGATGATGAGGGTACAAGCTCAGAGGAAGATGAGTTTGGGAACTTTGGGGGTTTCCCAGTTCCTCTGCCCTGCTCTGCTTTTGGCTCTGCTGAAGCAACATCAGACCTCGAACAGCCTTCTCCAACGCCTAAGCCAGCCACCCTACTGCACCCTAACTGCAGCTTTAATCACCAAGTTGCACAACCCCAGCCCACATCCACTGTGAATTCAGGGTGCAGCAGTGACCAGATGCATATTGAAGGGCAGCATTCTAATGCTGAATCTTCTTTGCACCTCACGAATGGATACTCTGAAAAAGACTGCACCTCTGGGGTCCACAAAGCCTCCATATTGGGTACCTCCTCTCACACAGAGGAAACCGGATTTGCTGATTTTTCTGTGTTTACAGAGCAGCCAGCACACCCATGGTGCTGTGGCTTCTCGCCCATCAGTAGTGCAGAGTTGTGGGATGGCAGAAAGGAAGTGACAAACCTTTCCACCAGATTGAGTGAACAACTTACTAACCCTGGACAGGAAATGATTATGGACTCTGAGCCCAAATCTTACTGTGCATATATGTCAAAAGAAAATATTTGCACTAAGGTCAAGCACTGTGAGAAAAGAACAGGTGTAAAATCATCTCAGGACTCTAGTCAGGCTCAGGATTTTCCATCTGAAGAGTCTCATCTTGGAGAGGAAGAATTAAGCAACCCAGGGGAaaatcagaaagagagaaagcaTAGCTCCGACGTACAAACCTCAGAGGTGGTGGAGGGAGAATCTGAAGACGACAGAGACGAGAAAGAGAAGAGCACTTCCACTCTTTTTCAAACAGCCAGCATGTATGAGTCTGCTACTGAAGACATGGCATCACTTAGTGAAGACTTATCAATGGATGAACCCTCTGAGGACTTTGAACCAAATGTTTCTTCACTTGCTTCACAGGAGAATCAGACTGATagtgaagaagatgatgaagaagaactaAGAAATTATAGGCTGTCCAAGTCTTTTTGCAAGAATGACAATTGGCAAAATCTTACATCATCTCATCCTGAGGCTGAGAGAGGTTTTTATCATCATGACCAATCTACATCTCAGGAATCCTCTGCTACCTCCATCCAATCTGAATCCAATACAGAAGATGGACTCTCAGACTTTAGATGTGGTAGTTCTGAGCATCACATGCATCAAGACCATGTGCAGACAGTTGACGCAGAGATGCACAGTCTAGGAAGCCTCCCGCCCAGTGACAGCTTTGCTGACTTCTGTTCAGCACCCACACAGGAGGATGCAGAGGAGGCGTGGGCGACATTTCAGGACCAGACAGCCCAGGTGGAGGAGGAGTGTAAAGAGCAAGAAATCCATGAGGAAGAGAAGAACTGGGCAGAGCAGTACACTGGGTCTAGGAGAAATAGCTGTCAG GTTTCACTGTGTCGAGTCCAGCAGCTCCTTCAGGCTAGTTTCCCAGAGGTTGTGACGTCAGCGGAGGAATGTGAAGATGAGGTGCTCAGACTTGATGCTCTGCTTCATGCGCAACAACTTCTTGACCAACAGAAAGAGGAAGGAACAGGACTGAGTTCAGGGGCTCAAAG GGTTCCTGTCAGTACATGGTGGCCACAGCAGGACATCCACAGCGCAGCTGGCCTCCAGTTTCAGTGGGGTGGTTCCCATACAAACAGGATTTTGCTTAGGTGCCTTGGAGTGGACACAAGGAACATT GTGTTTATTGGCATAAAAAAGCAGCCAGTGGTTGTGCCTGCATTTGCATCCAACCTG GGACTGCTTGAGCCCACCAAAGACTCTGTGGCATCTGTCTGTTCTCCAGAACACACAGTGGTCACACCACAAGCACCTACAGGACCCCAGGATAGACCAAATGCCCCATCAGACTCAATGCAG TCATGTCTCCATTTAGGAGGGGCCCCCTTCCAGCCAGCTGAACTGGAGCAGCCGTGGCCTTAG
- the aftphb gene encoding aftiphilin isoform X2, which yields MESDIMPLHSSSPPPLDDDEGTSSEEDEFGNFGGFPVPLPCSAFGSAEATSDLEQPSPTPKPATLLHPNCSFNHQVAQPQPTSTVNSGCSSDQMHIEGQHSNAESSLHLTNGYSEKDCTSGVHKASILGTSSHTEETGFADFSVFTEQPAHPWCCGFSPISSAELWDGRKEVTNLSTRLSEQLTNPGQEMIMDSEPKSYCAYMSKENICTKVKHCEKRTGVKSSQDSHLGEEELSNPGENQKERKHSSDVQTSEVVEGESEDDRDEKEKSTSTLFQTASMYESATEDMASLSEDLSMDEPSEDFEPNVSSLASQENQTDSEEDDEEELRNYRLSKSFCKNDNWQNLTSSHPEAERGFYHHDQSTSQESSATSIQSESNTEDGLSDFRCGSSEHHMHQDHVQTVDAEMHSLGSLPPSDSFADFCSAPTQEDAEEAWATFQDQTAQVEEECKEQEIHEEEKNWAEQYTGSRRNSCQVSLCRVQQLLQASFPEVVTSAEECEDEVLRLDALLHAQQLLDQQKEEGTGLSSGAQRVPVSTWWPQQDIHSAAGLQFQWGGSHTNRILLRCLGVDTRNIVFIGIKKQPVVVPAFASNLGLLEPTKDSVASVCSPEHTVVTPQAPTGPQDRPNAPSDSMQEGPPSSQLNWSSRGLSSSQDGMSPRRTPHFWGRK from the exons ATGGAATCAGACATCATGCCCTTACACTCCTCATCTCCTCCACCTCTGGATGATGATGAGGGTACAAGCTCAGAGGAAGATGAGTTTGGGAACTTTGGGGGTTTCCCAGTTCCTCTGCCCTGCTCTGCTTTTGGCTCTGCTGAAGCAACATCAGACCTCGAACAGCCTTCTCCAACGCCTAAGCCAGCCACCCTACTGCACCCTAACTGCAGCTTTAATCACCAAGTTGCACAACCCCAGCCCACATCCACTGTGAATTCAGGGTGCAGCAGTGACCAGATGCATATTGAAGGGCAGCATTCTAATGCTGAATCTTCTTTGCACCTCACGAATGGATACTCTGAAAAAGACTGCACCTCTGGGGTCCACAAAGCCTCCATATTGGGTACCTCCTCTCACACAGAGGAAACCGGATTTGCTGATTTTTCTGTGTTTACAGAGCAGCCAGCACACCCATGGTGCTGTGGCTTCTCGCCCATCAGTAGTGCAGAGTTGTGGGATGGCAGAAAGGAAGTGACAAACCTTTCCACCAGATTGAGTGAACAACTTACTAACCCTGGACAGGAAATGATTATGGACTCTGAGCCCAAATCTTACTGTGCATATATGTCAAAAGAAAATATTTGCACTAAGGTCAAGCACTGTGAGAAAAGAACAGGTGTAAAATCATCTCAGGAC TCTCATCTTGGAGAGGAAGAATTAAGCAACCCAGGGGAaaatcagaaagagagaaagcaTAGCTCCGACGTACAAACCTCAGAGGTGGTGGAGGGAGAATCTGAAGACGACAGAGACGAGAAAGAGAAGAGCACTTCCACTCTTTTTCAAACAGCCAGCATGTATGAGTCTGCTACTGAAGACATGGCATCACTTAGTGAAGACTTATCAATGGATGAACCCTCTGAGGACTTTGAACCAAATGTTTCTTCACTTGCTTCACAGGAGAATCAGACTGATagtgaagaagatgatgaagaagaactaAGAAATTATAGGCTGTCCAAGTCTTTTTGCAAGAATGACAATTGGCAAAATCTTACATCATCTCATCCTGAGGCTGAGAGAGGTTTTTATCATCATGACCAATCTACATCTCAGGAATCCTCTGCTACCTCCATCCAATCTGAATCCAATACAGAAGATGGACTCTCAGACTTTAGATGTGGTAGTTCTGAGCATCACATGCATCAAGACCATGTGCAGACAGTTGACGCAGAGATGCACAGTCTAGGAAGCCTCCCGCCCAGTGACAGCTTTGCTGACTTCTGTTCAGCACCCACACAGGAGGATGCAGAGGAGGCGTGGGCGACATTTCAGGACCAGACAGCCCAGGTGGAGGAGGAGTGTAAAGAGCAAGAAATCCATGAGGAAGAGAAGAACTGGGCAGAGCAGTACACTGGGTCTAGGAGAAATAGCTGTCAG GTTTCACTGTGTCGAGTCCAGCAGCTCCTTCAGGCTAGTTTCCCAGAGGTTGTGACGTCAGCGGAGGAATGTGAAGATGAGGTGCTCAGACTTGATGCTCTGCTTCATGCGCAACAACTTCTTGACCAACAGAAAGAGGAAGGAACAGGACTGAGTTCAGGGGCTCAAAG GGTTCCTGTCAGTACATGGTGGCCACAGCAGGACATCCACAGCGCAGCTGGCCTCCAGTTTCAGTGGGGTGGTTCCCATACAAACAGGATTTTGCTTAGGTGCCTTGGAGTGGACACAAGGAACATT GTGTTTATTGGCATAAAAAAGCAGCCAGTGGTTGTGCCTGCATTTGCATCCAACCTG GGACTGCTTGAGCCCACCAAAGACTCTGTGGCATCTGTCTGTTCTCCAGAACACACAGTGGTCACACCACAAGCACCTACAGGACCCCAGGATAGACCAAATGCCCCATCAGACTCAATGCAG GAGGGGCCCCCTTCCAGCCAGCTGAACTGGAGCAGCCGTGGCCTTAGCAGCTCTCAGGACGGTATGTCCCCTCGCCGGACCCCCCACTTCTGGGGTCGGAAGTAG